A single Oncorhynchus nerka isolate Pitt River linkage group LG10, Oner_Uvic_2.0, whole genome shotgun sequence DNA region contains:
- the LOC115136473 gene encoding neuronal acetylcholine receptor subunit alpha-10-like: MHLWRVFSTWLFFLCFSFLPVCLGAHGRYAQKLLTDLFANYTNALRPVEDTDHIINVTLQITLSQIIDMDERNQILTTYLWIRMVWTDAYLTWKKEDYDGLDTIRIPSSYVWRPDIVLYNNADDQFSSSMETNVVIRNDGQIMWDQPAITKSSCSVDVSFFPFDAQQCRLTFGSWTHNGNQMDLVNALDSADLADFVANVEWEVLGMPAKKNVILYGCCSDPYPDITYTLHLKRRASFYIFNLLIPCMMISFLAPLGFYLPADSGEKVSLGVTVLLALTVFQLLVAESMPPSENVPLIGKYYIATMTMITASTALTIFIMNIHHCGPEARPVPEWARRFILHYLARICFVFEVGENCFTGTPKKQAPPEPPPDHNINPQTRGTNWDVNGQAWGGMEGRGEEEVGGVGVKTPEEKEEGNRLDVKKGSYQMFEPSRWKDDLFVSIDAEEEEGAAGREKGEGGEAGREKGEGGEAEREKRFRGKIGCMGGAEEKRGKVGGGERGGARGGGERGCVEGGGERRKGSLGGAEDRGRREVVVSVQCVCQHQALRRNIEYIASCYHDQRSTQRRTGEWRKVAKVMDRLFMWLFFIMVFLMSLLIMGKAV, encoded by the exons tgtGTCTGGGTGCTCATGGGAGATATGCTCAGAAGTTGTTGACTGATTTGTTCGCTAACTACACCAACGCTCTGAGACCGGTAGAGGacacagaccacatcatcaacgTCACACTGCAGATCACCCTCTCACAGATCATTGACATG GATGAGCGTAACCAGATCCTGACCACGTACCTGTGGATCCGGATGGTGTGGACGGACGCCTACCTCACTTGGAAGAAGGAGGACTACGATGGTCTCGATACCATCCGCATACCTAGTAGTTATGTATGGAGGCCTGATATTGTCCTATATAACAA TGCTGATGACCAGTTCTCCAGCTCTATGGAGACCAACGTGGTGATCCGTAACGACGGACAGATCATGTGGGACCAGCCGGCCATCACTAAGAGCTCGTGCTCCGTGGATGTGTCCTTCTTCCCATTTGATGCCCAGCAGTGTCGCCTAACCTTCGGCTCCTGGACACACAACGGCAACCAGATGGACCTGGTCAACGCCCTAGACAGCGCTGACCTGGCTGACTTTGTGGCCAACGTAGAGTGGGAG GTTCTGGGTATGCCAGCCAAGAAGAACGTGATCCTGTATGGCTGCTGCTCAGACCCCTACCCAGACATCACCTACACCCTGCACCTGAAACGCAGGGCCTCCTTCTACATCTTCAACCTACTCATCCCCTGTATGATGATCTCCTTCCTGGCCCCGCTGGGCTTCTACCTACCGGCTGACTCTGGGGAGAAAGTGTCCCTGGGGGTCACCGTGCTGCTGGCACTGACCGTGTTCCAGCTGCTGGTGGCAGAGAGCATGCCACCCTCGGAGAACGTACCACTCATAG GGAAGTACTACATTGCTACCATGACGATGATTACCGCATCGACCGCCCTGACTATCTTCATCATGAATATCCATCACTGTGGTCCGGAGGCGCGTCCTGTCCCTGAATGGGCCCGCCGCTTCATCCTGCACTACCTGGCACGGATCTGCTTCGTCTTCGAGGTGGGAGAGAACTGCTTCACTGGCACCCCCAAGAAACAGGCCCCGCCTGAGCCCCCACCCGACCACAATATCAACCCCCAAACTAGAGGTACTAACTGGGATGTGAACGGGCAGGCCTGGGGGGGCatggaagggaggggtgaagaggaagTGGGAGGGGTGGGCGTAAAGACtccagaagagaaagaggaggggaataGACTGGATGTGAAGAAAGGGTCATACCAAATGTTTGAGCCCAGTAGGTGGAAAGACGACCTGTTTGTAAGTATAGAtgcagaagaggaggagggagcagcaggaagagagaagggagaaggaggagaggcaggaagagagaagggagaaggaggagaggcagaaagagagaagcGTTTCAGAGGAAAAATTGGGTGCATGGGAGGGGCAGAGGAAAAAAGAGGCAaagttggaggaggagagagaggaggtgcaagaggaggaggagagagaggctgtgtggaAGGAGGAGGTGAAAGAAGGAAAGGATCATTAGGAGGTGCAGAGGATAGGGGtaggagggaggtggtggtgagcgtccagtgtgtgtgtcagcaccagGCGCTCCGCAGGAACATAGAGTACATCGCCAGCTGCTATCATGACCAGCGTTCCACTCAGAGACGTACGGGTGAGTGGAGGAAAGTGGCCAAGGTCATGGACCGACTCTTCATGTGGCTCTTCTTTATCATGGTCTTCCTCATGAGCCTCCTCATTATGGGCAAGGCCGTCTGA